Proteins from a genomic interval of Chanodichthys erythropterus isolate Z2021 chromosome 6, ASM2448905v1, whole genome shotgun sequence:
- the si:ch211-213o11.11 gene encoding probable G-protein coupled receptor: MEASGLPPTAELNETELNETLTHGHPMHLAPSMQLGSMSNPQSRLRDMSGLVVMVTLNAVALLANSGVLAVVVKVPHLRKFSLVCHLCIVDLLCAALLMPLGIVCGSPFFAGVVFSVLECRLYIFLNAFLISASIFTVTVISIERYFYIVHPMRYEAKMTPWLSAAVMGLVWVASTLLGLATVFGWPSYGSRSSIAATHCSLHWSHSGHRRVFAILFCTVCFCVPAAIIIAVYGNVYKVAHTAARERGPIPSWTMETVHPKRRSDSVNSQTTIITTSTSIRRNPVPRRKKRTLVGGKAALTLAIIVGQFLLCWLPYFAFHLHLSLGFSHSTSEEAEGPVTWLAYSTFAVNPFFYGLLNRQIREELCKMLLCCRSAGRPVRPSVSAHERSGQEDFFHFLHRNGDRDGVRCSYHMATQRSTLDQTSFRIPGQIPEEIT; the protein is encoded by the coding sequence ATGGAGGCGTCTGGATTACCTCCGACAGCAGAGCTTAACGAAACTGAACTTAATGAGACATTGACTCATGGCCACCCTATGCATCtggctcccagcatgcaatTAGGGAGTATGTCCAACCCACAATCACGTTTACGAGACATGTCGGGGCTCGTCGTCATGGTGACTCTTAATGCAGTAGCACTCTTGGCCAATAGCGGAGTACTTGCCGTAGTAGTGAAAGTGCCCCATCTCCGCAAGTTCAGTTTGGTGTGTCACCTCTGCATCGTGGATTTGCTTTGCGCCGCCCTCCTCATGCCTCTCGGCATCGTCTGCGGCTCGCCCTTCTTCGCCGGTGTCGTCTTTTCCGTACTCGAATGCAGATTGTACATATTCCTCAATGCCTTTCTCATATCTGCCTCTATCTTTACAGTTACTGTGATTAGTATCGAACGCTACTTCTACATCGTGCATCCCATGAGGTATGAGGCTAAAATGACGCCTTGGTTATCCGCAGCCGTGATGGGACTTGTCTGGGTGGCGTCTACTTTGCTAGGACTTGCTACCGTCTTCGGATGGCCCAGTTATGGAAGTAGAAGCTCCATTGCTGCAACACACTGCTCTCTCCATTGGAGCCACAGCGGACATCGACGAGTATTTGCCATTTTATTCTGCACGGTTTGCTTTTGCGTGCCAGCTGCCATTATTATTGCCGTCTATGGGAATGTCTATAAAGTCGCCCACACGGCTGCTCGGGAAAGAGGGCCGATCCCGAGCTGGACGATGGAGACGGTTCATCCGAAGCGTCGGTCTGATTCCGTCAACAGCCAGACCACAATCATCACCACTAGCACGAGCATCCGCAGAAATCCAGTCCCTCGCAGGAAGAAGAGAACACTGGTTGGCGGGAAAGCAGCACTTACTTTAGCCATCATCGTGGGTCAGTTCCTGCTCTGCTGGCTGCCTTACTTTGCCTTCCACCTGCATCTGTCGCTGGGATTCTCCCATAGTACCTCTGAAGAAGCCGAGGGACCGGTCACCTGGCTGGCATATTCCACGTTCGCGGTAAACCCATTTTTTTATGGCCTACTGAACCGTCAGATCAGGGAGGAGCTGTGTAAGATGCTCTTGTGTTGCCGATCAGCCGGCAGGCCGGTGCGGCCCTCGGTTTCGGCCCACGAACGTTCAGGGCAAGAAGacttttttcattttctgcACAGGAACGGTGACAGGGACGGGGTTAGATGCAGCTACCACATGGCTACACAGAGGAGCACGCTGGACCAGACTAGTTTTAGGATACCTGGGCAAATACCAGAAGAGATTACCTAA